Proteins from a genomic interval of Micromonospora sp. NBC_00389:
- a CDS encoding zf-HC2 domain-containing protein — translation MTCDHVRGALSARLDGEDPQTSSAVLDAHTATCVGCRDWLARAEQVTRLVRVQPVEVPDLTAAVLAAVAADSAHRSPAAVRRARRQVLRIAVAVAAVAQLAIALPILLAGLGVSVDPHTSREMASFDVALAVGFALAAWRPERARAFLPVALVLAVCLAGTSVVDIANSTTALVHEAGHLAAVVQAGLLWALGRTSGEDRPLTSALAAGRG, via the coding sequence ATGACTTGCGACCACGTACGCGGGGCGCTGTCGGCGCGGCTGGACGGGGAGGACCCGCAGACGTCGTCGGCGGTGCTGGACGCGCACACCGCCACCTGCGTCGGCTGCCGCGACTGGCTGGCTCGCGCCGAGCAGGTGACCCGGCTGGTCCGGGTGCAGCCGGTGGAGGTGCCCGACCTCACCGCCGCGGTGCTGGCGGCGGTTGCCGCCGATTCCGCGCACCGCAGCCCGGCCGCGGTCCGGCGGGCCCGCCGGCAGGTGCTGCGGATCGCGGTGGCGGTGGCCGCGGTGGCCCAGTTGGCGATCGCGCTGCCGATCCTGCTCGCGGGGCTGGGCGTGTCGGTGGACCCGCACACCAGCCGGGAGATGGCCTCGTTCGACGTGGCGCTGGCGGTGGGCTTCGCGCTGGCCGCCTGGCGGCCCGAGCGGGCCCGGGCGTTCCTGCCGGTGGCCCTGGTGCTGGCGGTCTGCCTGGCCGGCACCAGCGTGGTGGACATCGCCAACTCGACCACCGCGCTGGTGCACGAGGCCGGCCACCTGGCCGCCGTGGTGCAGGCGGGGTTGCTGTGGGCGCTGGGCCGCACCAGCGGGGAGGACCGGCCGCTCACGTCGGCGCTGGCGGCAGGGCGCGGGTGA